One Methylosinus sp. C49 DNA segment encodes these proteins:
- a CDS encoding response regulator transcription factor — protein MRILLVEDDERISRDVAKALRAAGYVVDSVDNGEEAWFLGDTENFAAVILDLGLPGLDGLAVLERWREQGRRMPVLALSARGSWSERVAGIDAGADDYLPKPFQPEELLARLRSIIRRSAGHASSVTRNGALSLDERSMTIKIDDAAVELTAIEYRLVAYLLHRRGQVVPQSDLAEHVYGHDQQSSNAVEVLIGRVRKKLGAQAIETKRGFGYLMPDLDR, from the coding sequence ATGCGAATTTTACTGGTGGAAGACGACGAGCGCATTTCCCGCGATGTGGCAAAAGCTCTGCGCGCGGCGGGTTATGTCGTCGACAGCGTCGACAATGGCGAGGAGGCCTGGTTTCTCGGCGATACGGAAAATTTCGCCGCCGTCATTCTCGATCTCGGCCTGCCGGGGCTCGACGGGCTCGCCGTGCTGGAGCGCTGGCGCGAGCAGGGCCGCCGCATGCCGGTCTTGGCCTTGAGCGCACGCGGCTCCTGGAGCGAGCGCGTCGCCGGCATAGACGCGGGCGCCGATGATTATCTTCCCAAGCCGTTCCAGCCGGAGGAATTGCTCGCGCGGCTGCGCTCCATCATTCGCCGGTCGGCGGGCCACGCCTCCTCGGTGACGCGCAATGGCGCGCTCTCGCTGGACGAGCGCAGCATGACCATCAAGATCGACGACGCCGCGGTCGAGTTGACGGCGATCGAATATCGCCTCGTCGCCTATCTTCTGCATCGCCGCGGTCAGGTCGTGCCGCAATCCGATCTCGCCGAGCATGTCTATGGCCATGACCAGCAGAGCTCCAACGCCGTCGAGGTGCTGATCGGCCGCGTGCGCAAGAAGCTCGGCGCGCAGGCGATCGAGACCAAGCGCGGCTTCGGCTATCTGATGCCCGATCTCG
- a CDS encoding efflux RND transporter periplasmic adaptor subunit — MNIQKFQHLAVIVGLAGALFASVAVAADEIAIPLRDQDIQAAGIETKPVEKSSGSDELVVPGVVVVPPQQLRMVAAPAAGLVETILVSPDEEVKEGDPIATLKSSELIESQRAFLQAAADAALANEKLRRDEQLYKERIIAERRLLVTRAEAAQARSLLDERGQLLALDGMSEQAIETLRKERKLGAALTVRAPVSGVVLTRHATVGDRVMAAAPLVTLARLRPIWVNLQIPTGRAAGLDRTDKVVLPSHGVEGKLIRIGRTVDPATQSVTAVAEFSPGKSPIRPGQAVQAILRIKGTGGTLWRVPADAVVHYRDKDWVFLRSADGFRAVPVALVSETPQYASIQGPLSVSDQVATRGMLTLLAELAAKDPSAK, encoded by the coding sequence ATGAACATACAAAAGTTTCAGCATCTTGCCGTCATCGTCGGCTTAGCCGGCGCGCTTTTCGCGAGCGTGGCCGTCGCTGCGGATGAGATCGCCATTCCGCTGCGCGATCAGGATATCCAGGCCGCGGGCATAGAGACCAAGCCGGTGGAAAAAAGCTCCGGCTCGGATGAGCTGGTCGTGCCGGGAGTCGTGGTGGTTCCGCCGCAGCAATTGCGCATGGTGGCAGCTCCCGCCGCCGGCCTCGTCGAGACTATTCTGGTCTCGCCGGACGAGGAGGTGAAGGAGGGCGACCCCATCGCCACCTTGAAATCCTCCGAGCTGATCGAATCGCAGCGCGCTTTCCTCCAGGCCGCCGCCGACGCCGCGCTGGCCAATGAGAAGCTGCGCCGCGACGAGCAGCTCTACAAGGAGCGCATCATCGCCGAGCGCCGCCTGCTGGTGACGCGCGCCGAGGCGGCGCAGGCGCGCTCGCTGCTGGACGAGCGCGGCCAGTTGCTGGCGCTCGACGGCATGAGCGAGCAGGCGATCGAGACGCTGCGCAAAGAGCGCAAACTCGGCGCGGCGCTCACCGTGCGCGCGCCGGTGTCCGGCGTCGTTCTCACCCGCCACGCCACGGTCGGCGACCGCGTGATGGCCGCCGCTCCGCTCGTCACCCTCGCGCGGCTCAGGCCGATCTGGGTCAATCTGCAAATCCCGACCGGCCGCGCCGCCGGCCTCGACCGCACGGACAAGGTCGTGCTGCCGAGCCATGGCGTCGAGGGCAAGCTCATCCGCATCGGCCGCACCGTCGATCCGGCGACGCAATCGGTCACCGCAGTCGCGGAATTCTCGCCCGGCAAATCCCCGATTCGACCGGGACAGGCGGTGCAGGCCATTCTGCGCATCAAAGGAACGGGCGGGACGCTCTGGCGCGTGCCGGCCGACGCCGTTGTCCATTATCGCGACAAGGACTGGGTGTTTCTGCGCTCTGCGGATGGTTTTCGCGCCGTGCCGGTCGCCCTCGTCTCGGAGACGCCGCAATATGCGTCGATCCAGGGGCCGCTGTCCGTCTCCGATCAGGTGGCGACGCGCGGAATGCTGACCCTGCTCGCCGAGCTGGCTGCCAAGGATCCGAGCGCTAAGTGA
- a CDS encoding CusA/CzcA family heavy metal efflux RND transporter, whose protein sequence is MLDKLIKAALGQRLLVFLAAIALAVWGANAYSKLPIDAFPDVAPAQVLVSMRAPGLTPEELENRVTAPIEIAARGIPNLVRMRSTTRYSVALLTFEFSEGTDIFWARTQVNERLASVADQLPAGASGGLAPIVTPLAEMLMFTLVGGGLTPTEQRSLVDWTIRPALRGLPGVADVNVLGGFVRTFEVAPSPSAMAARGITVKMLKDALEENNRNDGAGRVRDGEEALLVRAEGRLRTLEDIRSVVVAARPTGIVRVGDVAEVRNGALARNGVTTRNGEDEAVWALVLGLRGADASTVVSGVKAKLEELKPRLPEGVKVEIFYDRSELISKAVWTVQKVLIEAIVLVVILLFLFLGNLRAAVVVSLILPLAALSTFAIMRLYGLSANIMSLGGLAIAIGILVDCAVVVVENVEHRLAGMEKADLQDRIRVTYESTREVAVPLVSGAVIIITVFLPLLSLEGLEGRLFAPVALTIAFAMGSALILSLTVVPALAATLLRAGGSDEPWLVRKISAFYDPLLERALRRPMVVGAAVTVGLALALLASNHIGQTFMPVMDEGTPVITVRKHPTISVDMTAETDMRIERALMARVPEIKGVMARAGADELGIDPVGLNETDMFLTLAPMDKWREPNMAWLLGEMRQVLDTFPGISYAFSQPIDMRVQEMIIGARGDVVVKVFGDDIDELNRLAREIAGTLRKIEGSRDVFALQNDGMRYLTTRIDRLAAGRFGLNASEIQDGLRIWVDGTQVGLVLEGPVRTPLVIRGDPVSRRSPVDYARLPVVSADGKVVELSQLADIHTENGPIQVIREEARRYATVLSNVTGRDLVGFVDEAKAAVAKEVHTPPGYELVWGGQFENQQRASARLAIVVPLALGLIFLLLYLTFNSMSQAALVFCNVPFAAIGGVIGLWLSGEFLSVPASVGFIALIGIAVLNGVVLISYINKLVAEGRAIPEAVREGARRRMRPVLLTATIAALGLAPFLFAKGPGAEIQRPLAIVVIGGLVTATALTLLLLPILYDRFDFKRLLRKRAATQPATTTAPDSRWRIQRR, encoded by the coding sequence ATGCTCGATAAACTCATCAAAGCGGCGCTCGGCCAGAGGCTCCTCGTCTTTCTCGCCGCGATCGCTCTCGCGGTCTGGGGCGCGAACGCCTATTCCAAGCTGCCGATCGACGCTTTTCCCGATGTCGCGCCGGCGCAGGTGCTCGTCTCCATGCGCGCGCCCGGCCTGACGCCGGAAGAGCTCGAGAACCGCGTCACCGCGCCGATCGAGATCGCCGCGCGCGGCATTCCCAATCTCGTGCGTATGCGCTCGACGACGCGCTATTCGGTGGCGCTGCTCACTTTCGAGTTCAGCGAAGGCACCGATATTTTCTGGGCGCGCACGCAGGTGAACGAGCGACTCGCCTCGGTCGCCGACCAATTGCCGGCGGGCGCCTCGGGGGGCCTCGCGCCCATCGTCACGCCGCTCGCCGAAATGCTGATGTTCACCCTCGTCGGCGGCGGGCTCACGCCGACAGAGCAGCGCAGCCTCGTCGATTGGACGATTCGTCCCGCATTGCGCGGCCTGCCCGGCGTCGCCGACGTCAATGTTCTCGGCGGCTTCGTGCGCACTTTCGAGGTCGCTCCCTCGCCCTCCGCCATGGCGGCGCGCGGCATCACGGTCAAGATGCTGAAGGACGCGCTCGAGGAGAACAATCGCAACGACGGCGCCGGCCGCGTGCGCGACGGCGAGGAGGCGCTACTGGTGCGCGCCGAGGGACGGCTGCGCACGCTCGAGGACATACGCTCCGTCGTCGTCGCCGCGCGGCCGACCGGAATCGTGCGCGTCGGCGATGTCGCCGAGGTTCGCAATGGCGCGCTGGCCCGCAATGGCGTCACCACGCGCAATGGCGAGGACGAGGCGGTATGGGCGCTGGTGCTCGGCCTGCGCGGCGCCGACGCCAGCACGGTCGTCTCCGGCGTCAAGGCCAAGCTCGAGGAGCTGAAGCCGCGCCTGCCGGAGGGCGTGAAGGTCGAGATTTTCTACGACCGCAGCGAGCTCATCTCCAAGGCCGTGTGGACCGTGCAGAAAGTGCTGATCGAGGCCATCGTCCTCGTCGTCATTCTGCTCTTCCTCTTCCTCGGCAATCTGCGCGCGGCGGTGGTCGTCTCGCTGATCCTGCCGCTCGCCGCGCTCTCCACTTTCGCCATCATGCGGCTCTACGGGCTCTCGGCCAACATCATGTCGCTCGGCGGCCTCGCCATCGCCATCGGCATATTGGTCGATTGCGCCGTCGTCGTCGTCGAGAATGTCGAGCATCGCCTCGCCGGGATGGAGAAGGCCGATCTGCAAGACCGCATCCGCGTCACCTACGAATCGACGCGCGAGGTCGCCGTCCCGCTCGTCTCCGGCGCCGTCATCATCATCACCGTCTTCTTGCCGCTACTCTCGCTCGAGGGGCTGGAGGGGCGGCTGTTCGCGCCGGTCGCGCTCACCATCGCCTTCGCCATGGGCTCGGCGCTCATTCTCTCGCTCACCGTTGTGCCGGCGCTCGCCGCCACCCTGCTGCGCGCCGGCGGCAGCGACGAGCCCTGGCTCGTGCGCAAAATCTCCGCCTTCTACGATCCGCTGCTCGAGCGCGCATTGCGCCGGCCCATGGTCGTCGGCGCCGCCGTGACCGTCGGCCTCGCTCTGGCGCTGCTCGCCTCCAATCACATCGGCCAGACCTTCATGCCGGTGATGGACGAGGGCACGCCCGTCATCACCGTGCGCAAGCATCCGACCATCAGCGTCGACATGACCGCCGAGACCGATATGCGCATCGAGCGCGCGCTGATGGCGCGCGTGCCGGAGATCAAGGGCGTGATGGCGCGCGCCGGCGCCGATGAGCTCGGCATCGACCCCGTCGGCCTCAACGAGACGGACATGTTCCTGACGCTCGCGCCGATGGACAAATGGCGCGAGCCCAACATGGCCTGGCTGCTCGGCGAGATGCGCCAGGTGCTCGACACTTTCCCTGGCATTTCCTACGCTTTCTCGCAGCCGATCGACATGCGCGTGCAGGAGATGATCATCGGCGCGCGCGGCGACGTCGTGGTGAAAGTGTTCGGCGACGACATCGACGAATTGAACCGCCTCGCCCGCGAGATCGCCGGGACCTTGCGCAAGATCGAAGGCTCGCGCGACGTCTTCGCGCTGCAGAACGACGGCATGCGCTATCTCACGACGCGGATCGATCGTCTGGCCGCCGGCCGCTTCGGCCTCAACGCCAGCGAGATTCAGGACGGGCTGCGCATATGGGTGGACGGCACGCAGGTCGGCCTCGTGCTCGAGGGTCCGGTGCGCACGCCGCTGGTCATTCGCGGCGATCCGGTGTCGCGCCGCTCGCCGGTGGATTACGCGCGCCTGCCGGTCGTCTCCGCCGACGGCAAGGTGGTGGAGTTGTCGCAACTCGCCGACATACACACAGAAAATGGCCCGATACAGGTGATCCGCGAAGAGGCGAGGCGCTACGCCACCGTGCTCTCCAATGTCACGGGACGCGATCTCGTCGGCTTCGTCGACGAGGCCAAGGCCGCCGTCGCCAAGGAGGTGCATACGCCGCCGGGCTATGAGCTGGTCTGGGGCGGACAGTTCGAGAACCAGCAGCGCGCCTCGGCGCGGCTCGCCATCGTCGTGCCGCTGGCGCTGGGGCTCATCTTTCTGCTGCTCTATCTCACCTTCAATTCTATGTCTCAGGCCGCGCTGGTCTTCTGCAACGTGCCTTTCGCGGCGATCGGCGGCGTCATCGGCCTGTGGCTCTCCGGCGAGTTCCTCTCCGTGCCCGCTTCCGTCGGCTTCATCGCGCTCATCGGCATCGCCGTGCTCAATGGCGTGGTGCTGATCTCCTATATCAACAAGCTCGTCGCCGAGGGCCGCGCCATACCAGAGGCCGTGCGTGAAGGCGCGCGCCGCCGCATGCGCCCGGTGCTGCTCACCGCGACCATCGCCGCGCTCGGCCTCGCGCCCTTCCTCTTCGCCAAGGGTCCGGGCGCAGAAATCCAACGGCCGCTCGCCATCGTCGTCATCGGCGGCCTCGTCACCGCCACCGCGCTCACGCTGCTGCTCTTGCCCATTCTCTACGATCGCTTCGACTTCAAGCGTCTGCTGCGCAAGCGCGCCGCGACGCAGCCCGCAACGACCACGGCGCCGGACTCCCGCTGGCGGATTCAGCGTCGATGA